The genomic DNA TTGTCTGCGTGCTCGGCCAGCACCTTCTGGGTGGCCTCCCCGATGCGCTGGATGGGGAACAGGTCGGCGGCAGGCAGCCCCCCGGCAAAGCTGATGAAACCCGGCTGGGTGGTGAGCTTCAGGATTTCACGGATGGTCGAGGCCTGGATGCGCTGGGTTCGGGCCGCAAAGCGGCTTTGATAATAACTTTCGAGGTTGTCCACCCTTTCAGTCTACTCTGCAAATATGACGCTTTGTATAGTTTCTGCCGCAAATGCGTTGAATAGGTGATACCAGCTTCACCTGGAAAGTATCTTTGAAGAGGCACGCGCACCCCCCTCATCCGGCAACACCCCAGGCGCAGCTAATGACGTTTCTGTCAACACTTTCCGATACTGCTGGCGGGGTGTCGCCACCTTCTCCCGCAAGGGGAGAAGGCAAGGGGTTCAGGTGGATTGGGTATGAGGGCGTAAGGTTGCATCGCTTCAGCCAACGAAGCCGCTTTAGGTCGAGGGTCGAGCGTTGAGGGCGGGAAAACTTCTTCGGGGTGTATCTTGAAAGCCTTTGAGCCCTCAGCTTCTGGCCTGAACCACGCTTTTAGCGATGAAACTCCGGCTCGAAGAGGCGGGCGTACTCGTCGAGGGCAAAGCGGTCGGTCATGCCGGCGATGTAGTCGCAGGCCGCACGGTAGATGCCCTCGGTCTCGCTGGCTTGCTGAACCTGGGGGGGCAGGACGGCGGGGTCGTGGGTGTAGGCCTCGAAGAGCTTTTCCAGCACAAAACGCGACTTGCCCACCTGCCGCACCACGTAATAGTGGCGGTAAAAGTTGGCGTAGAGGAACTCTCGCAGTTGGTTGAGCTGCTGGGTTAGGCCCTCCGAATAAACCGCCAGGGGGGCCGGATGGTGGCGGACGGCCTCGAGGCTTTCAATCCGGTGCTGCTGCAAAAGTGCATGGGTGGCGTGGATGGTGTCGGTGATGATGAGCCCGAGTAGCTCGCGGATGAAGACCCGGCGGCCCATCTCGTCGAAGCGGCCTTGGTGCAGGCCCAGCTCGCCCAAAAGGTCGCGCAGCAGCTCCACCTCCCAAAGCTGTCCGGGCTGCAAAAGCCCTGCGCGCAGGCCGTCGTCGAGGTCGTGGGCGTTGTAGGCGATCTCGTCGGCCAGGTTCACAATCTGGGCCTCGAGGCTGGGGCGCAGATGGGGTTCGTAGCCCTCGGCGTTGGGCAGGTCGTAGCGGGTCTCGTGCTTGATGATGCCCTCGCGGGTCTCCCAGCACAGGTTGAGGCCCCGAAAGCCCGGATAGCGCTGCTCGAGGTAGGTCACGATGCGCATGGACTGCTGGTTGTGGTCGAAGCCACCGTGCCCCTGCATCAGCCCGTCCAGCACGGCCTCGCCCGAGTGGCCGAAGGGCGGGTGGCCGAGGTCGTGGGCAAAGGCGATGGTCTCGGCGAGTTCCTGGTTCAACCCCAGCGCCCGTGCGATAGAGCGGGCCACCTGGGCCACCTCCAGGGTGTGGGTCAGGCGGGTGCGGTAATAGTCGCCCTCGAAGTTCACGAACACCTGGGTCTTGTACTGAAGCCGCCGGAAAGCGGTGGTATGGTTGACCCGGTCGCGGTCTTTCTGAAAGGGGGTGCGGTAGCGCGACTCGGGCTCGGGGTGTTCGCGGCCCCGGCTCTCGCCAGACTTGACCGCATAGGGAGCCAGGTTCTGGGCCTCGAGGGCCTCGAGGCGGGTGCGTTCAAACAACATGCGCTCAGTCTACGCTTGGCCCAAGGGTTGCGACAAACCTGTGGCATTTTGTGGAATACTGCCATACGGAGGTGATGGGCATGCGCCTTTACTGGCTTCTTTTGGGATGGGCGGTAGCATTGTCGGCCTGCGCTCCGGGGGCGCTGCGTCCGAGCAGTTTCAACCTGACTGTGGACAACAGCCGTTGCCAGGGCACCTACCGCACCGTTTTCATCTACCGCAACAACGTGATTATGGGTCAGGTACAGGGGGAGCCTCGCACCTTCCTCTCGGTGCCCGCTGGCAGCGCCGACTACAAGGCCACACCGGTGCTGGGCAACAGTCCCTCGCTTTTCAAGACCATTCGCCTGGAAAAAGATGAGGTCTGGCGGCTTTGCGAGTAGTTCGCCCGGTGAGCCCTCATGTATTTTGTTCTGGCTCGAGGTATCAAGGTCTCAGCGATGCGCGTTCTACTCTGGAGCCTTGCTTCTTTGCTGGCCTTTTCGGCCTGTGCGCCCGCAACGGCGGAGGTGCGGCGCTTCGACCTGATCATTCAAAACCAGTGCACCGGCCCCAACCAGAGCGTATTTTTCTACGTCAACGGCGAGTTTGTGGGGGTGGTGCGGGGCTCGAGGCTTTTCCCCAGCCTGCGCGAAGGCCGTTATGAGCTACGCGCCGAGGGCACCCAGCCCGGCCAGCCAGGGCACCTGCGCTTCACCCGCTCGCTAACGTTGGATAAAGACACCGTCTGGACGTTGTGCCCATAAATAGGTGTAGTTCAGTCGCTCCCCTGTAATCCGGCAATAAGCTTGTCCAGGTCGGTCTGGGTGGTGTAGTGGGCAATGGAGGCCCGAATGGCCCCGTCGGGCCACAGCCCCAGGGCCTGCATGGGCATGGTGGCGTAGTAGTGCCCCGCCGCGACCCCTACCCCTACCTGGGCCAGCTGCTCTGCAACCCTGAAGGGGGGCTGGCCCTCCAGGTTGAAGCAAAATGTTCCTACCCGGCCCTTGGGGGAGGGCATGCCGTAGAGCTTCAGGCCCGGAATCTGTTGCAGGCGCTCCAGGGCTTGCTCGACCAGGGGCTGCTCGAGGGCCTCGATGCGCCGGTAGGCCGCCTGCAAGCCCTCGCGCCCGGGCTGGCCTCCGCCCAGCTCGTCCCGCAGGTAGGCCAGGGTGCCCAGCCAGCCGGCCAGCCCTTCGTGGTTGTTGGTGCCGGGCTCGAACTTGAGCAGACTGTCCTCGGGGATGAACCACAGCTTGTCGGTGGGTAGCCGGGCCATCAGTTCCTCGCGCACATAAAGGAAAGCCAGGTGCGGCCCAAACACTTTGTAGGCCGAGAAAAAGGCCATATCCACCCCGCTGGCCTGTACGTCGGGCAGGTGGTGGGGGCTAAAGTGCACCAGGTCGGTAATGCACCAGGCCCCTACCGAATGGGCAATCTCGGCGGCGGCGGCCACGTCCGGGGTGGTGCCCAGCGAGTTGGCCGCCGAGGTGACGGCCACCAGCCGCGTTCTGGGCGAGATCACGGCTCGCAGGTCGGCGGGCTCCAGCCTGCCGCCCTCGTCCCAGCGGGCTTTCCAGACCCGTACCTGTACGCCCTTTTCTTGCAGGTTGCGCCAGGGCGAGGCGTTAGCCTCGTGCTCGAGCTCGGAAATCACCACCTCGTCACCCTCACCAAAGAGCCGGGAGAAGGCCCTCGAGAGGATGAAGGTAAGGGCCGTGGCGCTTGGCCCAATTGCTACCTCGCCCGGCTTGCAGTTGAAAAAGGCGGCAGTCTGTTGGCGGGTCTGCTCGCGCACCAGGGTAGCGGCCTGGGAACCGGGGTAGGGCATGCCCACGTTGCAGCTCGAGGTCGAAAGAAACCGGCTGATGCCTTCGATGCACTGTCGGGGCACCTGTGCCCCTGCAGCATTGTCGAGAAAGCTAAAGCCGCTGGCCAGGGCAGGGAAGTGCACTTGAATGGACATGCCCCGATTCTAAAGCGATTTCCGGCTGTGCGCTTTGCGTTTTGAAATGCAAAGACAGGGGGCAGCAAATCGCTTTGCGATAACTGCGCCCAGTTGAGCTACGCGAAGCCCTCAAACCCGCTTGAACAACAGCGTGGCGTTCATGCCCCCAAAGGCAAAGGAGTTCGAGAGCGCGTACTCCACTGGCTTTTCCTTTGGGACGTTTGGCACATAATCCAGATCGAGCTCGGGGTCGGGGTCGTCCAGGTTGATGGTGGGGGGTAGAATCCCGCTCACCAGCGCCTGAACGCTGGCGATGGCCTCGATGGCCCCTGCCGCCCCCAGCAGGTGCCCAATCATGCTCTTGGTGGACGAGACCGAGAGCTTGTAGGCGTGCTCGCCAAAGACCTTCTTGATGGCCAGGGTCTCGGCCTTGTCGCCCACAGGGGTGGAGGTGCCATGAGCGTTGATGTAGCCCACCTGTTCGGGGCTAATCCTGGCGTCCTTCAGGGCCGCCCGCATGGCCAGGGCTGCGCCGGCGCCCTCGGGGTGCGGTTCGGTGATGTGGTGGGCGTCGGCGCTGCGGCCAAATCCCACCAGCTCGGCATAAATTTTAGCGCCCCGGGCCTTGGCCCGCTCATACTCTTCCAGCACCAGAACCGCCGCCCCCTCGCTTAGCACAAAACCATCGCGGCTTTGGGTGAAGGGGCGGCTGGCTTTTTCAGGCTCGTCGTTGCGGGTCGAGAGCGCCCGCATGACCCCAAAGCTGCCGATGGCCATCTCGGTCACCACCGCTTCGGTGCCGCCGGTGAGCATCACATCGGCCTCGCCCAGTTGAATGACCCGGAAGGCGTTGCCAATGGCATCCGAACCGGTAGCGCAGGCGGTGACTACCGTGGAAGAGGGCCCCATGAAGCCGTACTTCATGGCCAGTTGGCCCGAGGCCATGTTGGCGATCATCATGGGGATGAAGAAAGGGGAGAGGCGGGTGCCGCCCTTCTCGAAGAGCACCTTGCTCTGCTCCTGCCAGGTAATCATGCC from Meiothermus sp. CFH 77666 includes the following:
- a CDS encoding deoxyguanosinetriphosphate triphosphohydrolase yields the protein MLFERTRLEALEAQNLAPYAVKSGESRGREHPEPESRYRTPFQKDRDRVNHTTAFRRLQYKTQVFVNFEGDYYRTRLTHTLEVAQVARSIARALGLNQELAETIAFAHDLGHPPFGHSGEAVLDGLMQGHGGFDHNQQSMRIVTYLEQRYPGFRGLNLCWETREGIIKHETRYDLPNAEGYEPHLRPSLEAQIVNLADEIAYNAHDLDDGLRAGLLQPGQLWEVELLRDLLGELGLHQGRFDEMGRRVFIRELLGLIITDTIHATHALLQQHRIESLEAVRHHPAPLAVYSEGLTQQLNQLREFLYANFYRHYYVVRQVGKSRFVLEKLFEAYTHDPAVLPPQVQQASETEGIYRAACDYIAGMTDRFALDEYARLFEPEFHR
- a CDS encoding cysteine desulfurase-like protein, translating into MSIQVHFPALASGFSFLDNAAGAQVPRQCIEGISRFLSTSSCNVGMPYPGSQAATLVREQTRQQTAAFFNCKPGEVAIGPSATALTFILSRAFSRLFGEGDEVVISELEHEANASPWRNLQEKGVQVRVWKARWDEGGRLEPADLRAVISPRTRLVAVTSAANSLGTTPDVAAAAEIAHSVGAWCITDLVHFSPHHLPDVQASGVDMAFFSAYKVFGPHLAFLYVREELMARLPTDKLWFIPEDSLLKFEPGTNNHEGLAGWLGTLAYLRDELGGGQPGREGLQAAYRRIEALEQPLVEQALERLQQIPGLKLYGMPSPKGRVGTFCFNLEGQPPFRVAEQLAQVGVGVAAGHYYATMPMQALGLWPDGAIRASIAHYTTQTDLDKLIAGLQGSD
- the fabF gene encoding beta-ketoacyl-ACP synthase II, with protein sequence MRRVVVTGLGPVAPNGIGAEAFHKAQLAGKSGIRRITQFDASSYPVQIAGEVDINPEEYIEKRELRRLDRFTQLALIAGHLALQDSGLELEKEDRTRIGTLIGTGIGGMITWQEQSKVLFEKGGTRLSPFFIPMMIANMASGQLAMKYGFMGPSSTVVTACATGSDAIGNAFRVIQLGEADVMLTGGTEAVVTEMAIGSFGVMRALSTRNDEPEKASRPFTQSRDGFVLSEGAAVLVLEEYERAKARGAKIYAELVGFGRSADAHHITEPHPEGAGAALAMRAALKDARISPEQVGYINAHGTSTPVGDKAETLAIKKVFGEHAYKLSVSSTKSMIGHLLGAAGAIEAIASVQALVSGILPPTINLDDPDPELDLDYVPNVPKEKPVEYALSNSFAFGGMNATLLFKRV